The region CCAATAGAAATAATGATTCAGCCAGTAGCTCTGTTGATGTTTGGGGATACCCCGAATATACTTTAAACTATGATTTTGTGAGTTCAACCCAACCCGATACTGTAGAATTAATAGTAACGCCCGGAAATTATGCCGGTTACATGTGGAATGTGGGTGTGGATAACGATACGCTCTCGCTGGAAGGATACGATGAGCCCTGGTATGCTGTAACAGTTACCACAATTAATGGATGTAGCAAATCAGATACAGTTTATGTAAATAGTAAAAACCTAACAATCGATCAATTGCTTGCTCCGGTTGATGCTTGTGCACATACCACAACAGAGAATGTAAGTATCAGGATTAAAAATACAGGATCCGATACCGTTTATGCTGGCAATAGTATGACACTGGAAATTACCAGTCCCGAAACAATTTCTGAGAATTATAACTTCTCCAATCCACTGGCGCCGGGGGATAGCATCGATTATACCTTTACGGGGAATCTCGATTTAAGTGAGGAAGGAAATTACCAGGTTGAAGTTACCCTTAATGCTGACTTCGATGCCAATAGCGATGATAATGTGCTTGTTGAAACCATCACTACCCACGGTCCAGCAGATGTGAACCTGGGTAATGAGATTACGGTTTCATCGCTGCCTTTTGTACTTGATGCAGGTGCCGGATTTGAAAGTTACGTGTGGCACGACAATTCAACAGACCAGACATTTGACATTGACGAGACCAATATAACGGGTACTGGCTTGTATTCTGTAACTGTTACAAATAATCTTGGTTGTCAGGGCAGTGACAGCCGAAGGGTGAATGTTGATATTATTGATTGGTCAGCAGACGATGTTTTATCACCGGAAACAGGATGCTATGGCATAAATCCACCTGTTTTAATACTTAGAATGAGTAACCAAAGCAGTGTGCCGATACGCGAAGGACGCTCTTTCTTCGTAAATTATGTTTTAAATGGCGATAATACTGAGCAGGAAACATTTACTCTGACAGATAGTGTTTATCCGCAAGAATCATATGATTATACCTTTAATGTGGTGCCTGATTTTAATGCATATGAATCCAATGTAATAGAAATTCTGCTTGATAATGCCGGTGATATTAATAACGGCAACGACGCCATAACCCATACGCTTACACCTTATATTCCGGAACTTGAATTTGGGCAGGATAGCATTAAGCCTGAAGATTTTCCATACATACTAACGGCTCCCGATGGTCTTGAGGACTATGAATGGAGTACCGGGGAGTTCGGACAATCTATTGAGGTCGATGAACAGGGATGGTATACCGTTACGGCATACGATGACTTTGACTGTGCCGCCATGGACTCTGTATTCATCGTCGATCCAACCGGACTTAGTGATCTTACTGCAAATGGCAACCGAATTGAGATTTGGCCAAATCCGGCAAAAAACACCGTTTGGATTGATCTGAACCGTACCACTGGCGGTAAGCTCCATTACGAACTGGTAACCACAGCAGGGGAGGTTGTACATGTGGCAGAAACCACAATGAACAAAGGCGAAATAATTGAACTTTCGATAGATCATTTGGCACCAGGAATGTATCTGTTCCGCTTTTACGACAATGATGAATATGGTAACCGTAGTTTGATAATAAAATAACGTTAATGTAAACATTCAGAGGCCGGTGTAATCCGGCCTTTTTTTATTTTAGCCTGCAAACAAATAAAGAAAACACCTGTTTGAACTATAAAGCTGATAACTATGGCAGAAGAAAAGAAACATACAATAGTAGTAACCGGAGCTACCGGTTACGTAGCCTCATGGGTAGTAAAGAATTTATTAGACTCAGGACATAACGTGCGTGCTACAGTCAGGGATAAATCAAATAAAAGTAAGTATGACCATTTAACAAATATTGCCGAAAATAATAAAGGACAATTAGAAATTTTTGAAGCCGATCTTCTAAAGCCCGGCAGTTTCGATGAAGTTGTTCATGATGCAGATATGGTAATACATATGGCATCGCCATTTAAAATTTCTGGCATTAAAAATGCCCAAAGAGATTTAATTGAACCGGCTGTAGTAGGAACGCGAAATGTATTGGAATCAGTCAATAAGGCCAAATCAGTTAAGCGCGTTGTACTTACATCCAGTGTGGTGGCCATATACGGCGATGCTATTGATATTGAGCAAACACCCGAACAGGTTTTCAATGAAACCATTTGGAATGAAACCAGTACAGAAAATCACCAGCCTTATGCCTTGTCGAAAACGCTTGCTGAAAAAGCTGCCTGGGGCATATATGATGCTCAAAAAAATTGGTCGCTGGTGGTTATTAACCCGGGATTTGTACTGGGCCCCTCGTTAAGCAAGCGTAAAGACTCCACCAGTATTGATTTTATGCGAAGCCTGTTAAACGGTAAATATAAATCAGGCGTACCCGATTTGTATTTCGGTATCGTGGATGTTCGAAATGTAGCACAGGCTCACGTTAACGGCGCTTTAAAGAGCGAAGCGAGTGGTCGCCATATCCTGGTTTCTGATACTTTAAGAGCACTTCAGATTGCCAAAAAACTAAAACAAGCTTTCCCCGATAATCAGAAAATCCCGAAAAAGGTGCTTCCCAATTTTTTACTATATCTGCTGGGGCCATTGCAGGGTTTTACATGGAAGTTTTTAAGGCGCAACCTTGGCATTAAACTGCGGTTTGATAACAACTACAGTATCAAAGATCTTGATATTGATTACATTAAACCGGATGATACACTTCGCGAACATGGGAAGCAGTTATATGATGATGGACTGCTTTAATCCATTGATTATTTTTTAATGATCATGCTGATTGCTTTGGCCCAGTCATCGGAATCGTTTAAACTCTCCACCATTTCGAGTTTTTCGCCACCATGTTGTTCGAAAAGTAGTTTGTATTCATGTCCGAGCTCAATAGTTGTTTCAAGGCAATCGGCAACAAAAGCCGGGGCTGCAATTAAAATACGTTTTTTGCCCGCTTTGGCCAGGCTTATTAATGTTTCGTCTGTAAATGGGCGCAACCAATTTTTCGATAGTCTTGACTGGTAGGATGTAGTATAGTGCTCTTCGGCCAGATTAAGTTCCCTTGCAAGCAATCGTGTGGTATGGTAGGTTGTGGCCTTATAGCAGTATTGGCCATGCACGGGCAGATCCTCGGTGCACGGGCAGGTTTCACTCTTTATGCCCGGATGCATTTTATCTATCTGTCGCAGAGGTAAACCGTGATATGAAAATATCACATGGTCATAATTTTCTGGTTCATATGCAGCAATACGCTTTTTAAATGCCTGAATAAAGGCTGCATGATTGTAAAACTGCCTCACAAAATGAATTACGGGTTTGTTTTTCCACTTTGGTAGTATTTCATTTATTATGTCTGCCACCGATTCGGTAGTTGATGTGGCATATTGAGGATAGAGCGGCATAATTACTATCTCATTGTAACCTTCATACTCCAGTTCCCTGAAAAGTTTCCTGAAAGATGGATTACCATACCGCATAGCTCCATATACATCAAATTCGTCTCCAATGATTTGCTCAACTTTTTTTGTCAATGCCTCCAGATGAATTAGTAGTGGTGAGCCGTGTTTTGTCCATAAACGCTGATAGAGTTTGGTTGATTTGGGTGCTCTGAATGGCACTATGATAAGATTTACAAGTAGTTTGCGCAACAACCATGGTATATCGATGATTCTTTTGTCATTCAGGAACTGGAACAAATACCTGCGCACTGCAGGTACTGTTGGTTTGTCTGGAGTGCCGGTGTTGACCAAAATCAACGCTTTGCTTTTTTGACTCATGAGGTTAGCTTTTTACTTAAATCCACGGCTTGTTTTACACGATCTGCCATTCCAATGCCATCTCGAATATTACCTGCCAGGATCAAACCCGGGTATTGCTGTTCAATACTTTCAATAGCGTTTATCCGTTCAGGTGTGGTTTCTGTATATTGTGGAATGGCGTGTTTATACCTGAAAACATGTGCCAGTTCAGGCTCATTTCTGGCTTTTAATGTTTCGGTTACTGTATTTTTGGCCAGTGTCAACAGTTGTTCGTCTGATTGTTCAATGATATCCGGATGCCGCATTCCACCCATAAAAACAGATAACAGGGCGCCTGATTCAGGTGCGCGATTTTTAAATATGGATGAAGGAAAAAGTATTCCAAGTACTTTGCGTTGTTCGAGTTTTGGAATCAGTCCACCAAAAGCATTAAGCTCGCGACCATCCCAATTTTTGAACCCCAATACCACCTGCACTACTTTGGCATAAGTAAGATCTGTAATTGGTTGGGTAATATTTTTATCAATAAAGGGTAGTAATTTCTCAATGGAAGGCGCGGGAACTGTTGTAACTACTTTTTTAGAGGTAACAACAAATGTTTCTGTTTCTGTACTCCAGGATGTTTTAAATCCGCTCTCATGTGGCTCAATAGTAGTGTTGTGTGCGCCTAATTGAATATTTTCGGAACCAATATTTTTTGCCACGGTATCGGTTAAATGCTGAAGGCCATTAAAGGCAGAAAATACCTCTTTTGTTGCCTTGCGATCCCGGTCGGTTTTCGGTTCTTTCTTTTTTTGTATGGCTCCACGAATAAAGCTACCATAAGTTTGCTCCAGGTTGTAAAGCTTTGGAAGTGCATATTTGGGAATCAGTTTATTCGGGTCTCCTGCATAGATTCCCGAAATAAATGGATCTACAGCATAGTCCAGAAATGATTTTCCCATACGACGCTTCACAAGTTGAGCCAATGTTTCGTGCGGATTAGTACCTGGTTTGCGCCAGGGTTCTCCCAGTATCCTGAATTTATCTTTTAATGAAAAAAGTGGTGTAGTGATTCCTCCAATCAGCCCTGAAGGGATGGCGTGGAAGTGATTGTTTTTTAAAATCCACCTGTTTTTAGAATCTGAATTGGCTGTTTCAAGTTCGGCTTCGCTATTGTCTTCAAAAAGCTCAACCAGCTCAGGGTTTGACAAGACCCCTGTATTGGGTCCGGTTTCATATATAAACCCATTTTCTTGTTTGGTTTGTATTACACCTCCAACATGGTCTGACTGATCTATAATGGTTACTTTTTTACCGGCTTTCTGAAGATAAAAGGCCAGAGTTAGTCCTGTGATTCCTGCACCTATTATTACAACGTCTTTAGTTTCATTTTCTTTCATACAGTCTTTAGTTTTCGCTTTTTGGAATAAGTATAAAAGTCTAAACCGATTCTACTTTGTGCTTAATCTCTAAACCGATTTGGAGTATTTTTGTTGCTGCTCTTTATATGCAGGATCCAAAGCTGCTGCAATATTGCGTATAAATAACGAACCTAACTCAGTAACCTCAAAACCATTGGCTTTAGGGTTTATTAGTTTGTCTTTTTTAAACATTTCGAAAGCAGCTTTATCTGGCTGTGCAATTTTATTAAGGTTTTCTTCTGAAATATTGAGCTTTTCTGACATTTCTTGCCAGTCAATTTCTTTATTGCACATTAAATGCGTAATTATTTCACGCACTAAGATTTGTTCTTGGCTTACGTGCATTCCTTTGACTGTGGCATATTGCCCACTTTCAATTTTATCGATGTACGCTTGTGTATCTTTCTCATTTTGCGCGTAACCGCTTTCTGTCTGGCTGATGGCCGACATCCCAAAAGCGTATACCTGCCCTGTTGTGCGGCGTGTGGCATACCCCTGAAAATTCCTGTGCAGTTGTTTGTTCTTGAGGGCAATGAAAAGTTCATCGTTTTCACGTACGTAATGGTCAAGCCCTATGGCGTGATATCCCGCATGAATGAGGAAATGGTATGCGGCGAGAAACATTTCCATTTTAGTTTCTGTTGATGGGAGCCCTCTCTTTTCAAGTATTTTTTGTTGCTTTTTAATCCAGGGCACATGAGCATAAGAGAAGGTAACCAAACGGTCGGGTTGAAGCTGCACGGCCTTTTCCATAGTTTCAACAAAGCTCGCCGGTGTTTGCAATGGCAACCCGTAAATAAAGTCGAGGTTAACGGCCACTTCCGGGTTATCTGAGCGCATCAATTGCATGAGCTCCTGTACCGGCATTTGGGCCGGATCACGATTCACCGCTTTTAGTACTTCTTCATTAAAGTCCTGTATCCCCATGCTGAAACGGTTAAAACCAGCATCTTTTAGTTCGCTAAGGTATTTTTTGTTCAGATGTGCCGGATGAGCTTCAATGGCTATTTCGGGCTTATCTATAAATTCAAATGTATTGAACAGGTATTCGTTAATTTCCTTGATAAATTCAGATGCAATGGAGTTGGGGGTTCCTCCGCCGTAATGTATTTGGGCCACTTCCCGATTTTTATCCAAATGGGCGGCAACCATTGCAATTTCTTTCTTTAGTGCCTGTATGTAAGGTTTTATTAGCTTTTTATCGCCAGTTAAGCACATGTTACACCCACAATAGAAGCACATTTTATTACAAAATGGAATGTGTATGTATATCGAAATAAGTTCTGGTTGTAACATATTCGATTCTACGAGCAGATCTTTATAATTACTGCCATTAAAATTATCGCTGAAATGGTTGGCGGGCGGATAACTCGTGTACCTTGGAACAGGTACATTATATTTTTTGAGTAAACTATCAGGTACTTGCATAATGCTGATTTTTATTGAGAACGTAAAATACTGTAAGAAGCGCTATAGCACAAAATGCTGCTTCAATTGTGAACAGGCCGGTATAGCCTAATAAATCACCTATTTTACCACTAACTACGGCAAAAATGAGGCCACTAAGGTGCGTAATTACAATTTGTACAGTAAAATCAGTCCCTTCATGACCCGGCCTGACCATATCCATAGATGTAGTATAAATTACTACTGTGGAGAGGCCATATCCACCCCAAAGCAGACCAATACCCAGATAAAGCGCAGCCAGAGCCGGTGTACCATGCGAAATTGCAACAAACCATAAGGCTGTTATCAAATTAATTGAGGCAAATAAGTATAAAGCTTTTCGCCGGCCTATTTTCTTTTGAATAAACCCGCCAACGAATGCCATAGCTGCCGCTATTGATGTACCGAATATACCGGACATGAAACCAATTTCTTTAACTGTGTAGCCTAAATCGACCATGTAAGGTTTGAGCATGGCCAGTGTACCAATAATTCCTGAATAGTAGAAAACCAATAGCAATACACGTTTATGCATGCCTTTCCGCGCAAAAAAACCTTTTATTGCAGCTGGCGTTATTGTTTTAACTTCGGGTTTTTCCACCGGATTTTTACGGTGATAAAAGGGGAGGGGAATAAGCGCAAATAGAACGAATGAAGCCAGTAGCCAGAGTAATACCTGCCATCCGAAATAGTAATAAGCGATTAATAGTACCCCGGTGCCCATAAGGCTGCCCACAAAACTTCCGCCCGACTGCATGCTGTTGCCCAAACTGCGTTCATTTTTCTTGAGTATGAGTATGGCAAAAGCATCGGTGGCAATATCTTGCGTGGCAGAGGCTGTAAATGCAATCACCATTAATATCACAATGAGCTGAAAGCTGGTGCCCAGGTCAAGCCAGCCAATACCAAATATTACAATGGCATAAAAAATTTCAGAAACAATGATCCAACGCCTTAATTGCCTGCTGTTATGTGTTTTGCTGTCGATTACAGGTGCCCACAAAAATTTAAGAATCCATGGTAGCTTTACCAGTTGAAGCAACCCAATTGATTCCAATGAATAGTTTTCCTGGCGCATTATTACCGGAACAACCGTAGAAAAAAAGCTCATCGGTATCGATTGAGCTATATACAAACTAAATAGAAGCGGAAATTTATGCCAGTTTTGTCCTTTCATTGGATGTGAAAATTTTAAAGAGGGCTAAATTACAATAAAAGGAGAACCTACAACAAAAAGTATGCAGGTTTCCCTTTTATTCTTAAAAGTTATATGTCAGGCTAAACCCATAGCGCGAGGGTTTTCCGGGTTGAACGTATTGATTACCCAACGCATCGAAAGCGAATGAGTGATATTCTGTTTCGAGTAAGTTTTTGCGCCAAAAATTGAGTCCAAATTTATCTTTGATAAATGAGACTTTTGTAGAAAAAAGGTTGTCCTGTTTTCCGGATTATTTTCACCTAAAAAAATAAGCTATTAGTTATCAGCACATTATCATAATGATTCTTTTAAAAGTGGGTGTCCCGTGCTATATTTGTTAAATGTTTGTTCGGAAGAAGAAAAATAAAAGTGGTAGTGTAAGCATTCAAATCATTAAGAAAATTGATAGGAGTAATAAAGTTATCAAGACTATAGGCTCCTCATCAGAACCAGATGAAATTGAACGACTTTATTACAAAGCCTTATATGAACTGCCTCGTTTATATGGCCCTACGTTATTTGATCCACTAAAAGAATCCAGAATATGCGATCTAACAAATGATGATATTCATGTAGTTGGACCTGAGCTTATTTTCAGCAAAATTTTCAATTATATAGGATTTAATCAAATAAAGGATGAGTTGTTTAAAGCCTTGTGTATTTCCAGGATAACACACCCAGGCAGTAAACTTAATTTATCTCTATATCTACAGGAAAACCATAAATCAGATATTTCTGTAGATAGGATTTATTATTTCATGGATCGTTTAAACTCGAGGTATAAAAAGCAAGTTGAAGAGATCAGTTTTCAATACACAAAAAAAGTATTGGGGGGCAAAATAGGAATTGTCTTTTATGATATGACTACGATTTATTTTGAAAGTAGTCAACCAGACGAACTAAAACAAACAGGATTCTCAAAGGATGGGAAACACCAGCACCCACAAATATTTTTAGGGCTGCTAGTCGGCAAGGAAGGGTATCCAATTGGATACGATATTTTTGAAGGTAGTATCTATGAAGGCCATACTTTGATCCCTATATTAGAAAAATTTGAGCGGCGGTTTAGTTTAAATAAACCCATTGTAGTAGCTGATGCCGGGTTATTATCAGCAAAAAATATTGAGTCACTGAAAATCAATCGATATACATTCATTTTAGGAGCAAGAATCAAAAATGAAAATAATATCATAAAAAAACAGATCAGGGAACTGAACCTGCAAGATGGACAAATTGCAAAAATAGAAAAGCCAGATAACACTGTCTTATTTATAAGTTTTTCTGATAAAAGGGCAAAGAAAGACCTTTCAAATAGAGAACGTGGATTAAAAAGATTAGAGAAAAGCCTAAATGCAGGTCGATTGACAAAAAGCAATATTAACAACCGTGGTTACAACAAGTATCTAAAAATGCAAGGAGAACTCAAGATAAATATTGATTATGAAAAGTTTAGAAATGATTCTACATGGGATGGTTTAAAGGGATATCTCACAAACACAAAACTATCAGGGAAAGAAGTAATTGAAAACTATAATAACCTATGGAAAATTGAAAAAGCATTTAGGATATCTAAGACTGACCTTAAAATCAGACCAATTTATCATCGATTAAAAGAAAGAATTGAAGCTCATATTTGTATTTCATTTGTTTCATACTTACTGTACAAAGACTTAGAAAAAACACTTAAAGAGAATGACACTGGCATATCTATAAATAAAGCAATTAAAGCTATAAATAAGATGTATGAAATTCAAGTCGGTAATAAAAGAATTCTACTTAGGAACAATGAAACTCAACAAAACATTATTGACCTAATAAACTCGAAATTTTAAAAATGGGTGTCCTATCCGGAAAACAGGAAGAGGGCTAAATTACAATAAAAGGAGAACCTACAACAAAAAGTATGCAGGTTTCCCTTTTATTCTTAAAAGTTATATGTCAGGCTAAACCCATAGCGCGAGGGTTTTCCGGGTTGAACGTATTGATTACCCAACGCATCGAAAGCGAATGAGTGATATTCTGTTTCGAGTAAGTTTTTGCGCCAAAAATTGAGTCCAAATTTATCTTTGATAAATGAGACTTTTGTAGAAAAAAGGTTGTAAAATTTCTGACTTGTACGATTGGTTTCATCCCAGTAAATTTTGCCAACTCCTGTGTAAAGCAAGCTTATTCTGATTTTATCCAATATATTGCTGTGGCGCAGTTCATAAGATTTGCTGAAACGTGCCGAAATTGTGTGTCTCGGTGCATAAGGAATGAAGTTACCGTTGTAATTTACCGAGTCGTTAACTTCATAGCTTTCAAAGGTAGCATGGTTATAAGCATAGGTAACTGTTGTCACATAGCCGCAGAAAGGAACCGTTTTCAATGTAAGCTCAACTCCCTGGCTAATTGACTGGCCTGCATTGGTAAGGTGACTACCACGGCCACTTGGATTGCTCTCATAAATTTGCTGGTTGTCCCAGTCGATGTAATACAAAGCAAAGTCTGCATAAAGTTGCTTGTTTATAAGACTGGTTTTTACTCCTACCTCATAGTTCATGCTATACTCAGATTCAAATTCCATGTGTTCCGGATGATCTTCATCGAAACTGGAGTTAAAACCACCAGTTTTGTACCCACGAGCAATGGTTGCATAAATGTTTGTACCATTAAAGCGATAATTGGCTGCAATTTTAGGCAATATTTCAAAATATTCTCTGCTTGCAGTGGTGTCATCAACAGGTGTTGTAGTTCCGGCCATGATTCGGTCATAAGTATAATCCTGTTTATCTTTTTCCAGGTCTACCCTCAAGCCTCCTGTTAAAGTTAGGTTGCCTAACGTCAATTCCGATTGGTGAAATAATGCTCCTCCCATAATTTGGTGGTCGTATTCTTTCAGTACTGTCATTCCGGGTGTGTGGATGGTTACATCAACTGTTTTGTCAAATTGTTGGGAGAATTGAAATGCCCCGAAAAGCCAGTTGTATGTAGCATTATCTTTGGAGCGAATTATGAGTTCGTTCGATTGCATATGCTGTAGCTCTTCCTGCACAACGAAATATACTGAGTCAGGAGTAAAGTCCTGATCGATTTCCTGCTGGCCGTCGAGCATTTGGTATGAAGAGGTGAGTTTAATATCCAGGTTATCTGCCTCATACTTGAAAATGAGTGCTTCGGAAAACATATTGCGCAAAAAAGAGCTGTATTCGTTGTAATTTATTGGCATGGCTTCGCCCTCTACACTGTCGTAAACTGCATAGGGGTAGCCACCTTCATCGCTATGCTCGAAAGATGCTATACTGCTTATGGTAAGCTTTTCTGTTGGCTTCCATATAATTTTGTTCCTAAAACCAAGGGTTTCTGATTCATCTACCTGTTTATCGGTGTATTCGTTTGTATAAAATCCATCAC is a window of Salinivirga cyanobacteriivorans DNA encoding:
- a CDS encoding SDR family oxidoreductase — its product is MAEEKKHTIVVTGATGYVASWVVKNLLDSGHNVRATVRDKSNKSKYDHLTNIAENNKGQLEIFEADLLKPGSFDEVVHDADMVIHMASPFKISGIKNAQRDLIEPAVVGTRNVLESVNKAKSVKRVVLTSSVVAIYGDAIDIEQTPEQVFNETIWNETSTENHQPYALSKTLAEKAAWGIYDAQKNWSLVVINPGFVLGPSLSKRKDSTSIDFMRSLLNGKYKSGVPDLYFGIVDVRNVAQAHVNGALKSEASGRHILVSDTLRALQIAKKLKQAFPDNQKIPKKVLPNFLLYLLGPLQGFTWKFLRRNLGIKLRFDNNYSIKDLDIDYIKPDDTLREHGKQLYDDGLL
- the hemH gene encoding ferrochelatase, with amino-acid sequence MSQKSKALILVNTGTPDKPTVPAVRRYLFQFLNDKRIIDIPWLLRKLLVNLIIVPFRAPKSTKLYQRLWTKHGSPLLIHLEALTKKVEQIIGDEFDVYGAMRYGNPSFRKLFRELEYEGYNEIVIMPLYPQYATSTTESVADIINEILPKWKNKPVIHFVRQFYNHAAFIQAFKKRIAAYEPENYDHVIFSYHGLPLRQIDKMHPGIKSETCPCTEDLPVHGQYCYKATTYHTTRLLARELNLAEEHYTTSYQSRLSKNWLRPFTDETLISLAKAGKKRILIAAPAFVADCLETTIELGHEYKLLFEQHGGEKLEMVESLNDSDDWAKAISMIIKK
- the hemG gene encoding protoporphyrinogen oxidase — translated: MKENETKDVVIIGAGITGLTLAFYLQKAGKKVTIIDQSDHVGGVIQTKQENGFIYETGPNTGVLSNPELVELFEDNSEAELETANSDSKNRWILKNNHFHAIPSGLIGGITTPLFSLKDKFRILGEPWRKPGTNPHETLAQLVKRRMGKSFLDYAVDPFISGIYAGDPNKLIPKYALPKLYNLEQTYGSFIRGAIQKKKEPKTDRDRKATKEVFSAFNGLQHLTDTVAKNIGSENIQLGAHNTTIEPHESGFKTSWSTETETFVVTSKKVVTTVPAPSIEKLLPFIDKNITQPITDLTYAKVVQVVLGFKNWDGRELNAFGGLIPKLEQRKVLGILFPSSIFKNRAPESGALLSVFMGGMRHPDIIEQSDEQLLTLAKNTVTETLKARNEPELAHVFRYKHAIPQYTETTPERINAIESIEQQYPGLILAGNIRDGIGMADRVKQAVDLSKKLTS
- the hemN gene encoding oxygen-independent coproporphyrinogen III oxidase, with the translated sequence MQVPDSLLKKYNVPVPRYTSYPPANHFSDNFNGSNYKDLLVESNMLQPELISIYIHIPFCNKMCFYCGCNMCLTGDKKLIKPYIQALKKEIAMVAAHLDKNREVAQIHYGGGTPNSIASEFIKEINEYLFNTFEFIDKPEIAIEAHPAHLNKKYLSELKDAGFNRFSMGIQDFNEEVLKAVNRDPAQMPVQELMQLMRSDNPEVAVNLDFIYGLPLQTPASFVETMEKAVQLQPDRLVTFSYAHVPWIKKQQKILEKRGLPSTETKMEMFLAAYHFLIHAGYHAIGLDHYVRENDELFIALKNKQLHRNFQGYATRRTTGQVYAFGMSAISQTESGYAQNEKDTQAYIDKIESGQYATVKGMHVSQEQILVREIITHLMCNKEIDWQEMSEKLNISEENLNKIAQPDKAAFEMFKKDKLINPKANGFEVTELGSLFIRNIAAALDPAYKEQQQKYSKSV
- a CDS encoding MFS transporter, whose translation is MKGQNWHKFPLLFSLYIAQSIPMSFFSTVVPVIMRQENYSLESIGLLQLVKLPWILKFLWAPVIDSKTHNSRQLRRWIIVSEIFYAIVIFGIGWLDLGTSFQLIVILMVIAFTASATQDIATDAFAILILKKNERSLGNSMQSGGSFVGSLMGTGVLLIAYYYFGWQVLLWLLASFVLFALIPLPFYHRKNPVEKPEVKTITPAAIKGFFARKGMHKRVLLLVFYYSGIIGTLAMLKPYMVDLGYTVKEIGFMSGIFGTSIAAAMAFVGGFIQKKIGRRKALYLFASINLITALWFVAISHGTPALAALYLGIGLLWGGYGLSTVVIYTTSMDMVRPGHEGTDFTVQIVITHLSGLIFAVVSGKIGDLLGYTGLFTIEAAFCAIALLTVFYVLNKNQHYAST
- a CDS encoding IS1634 family transposase, with the translated sequence MFVRKKKNKSGSVSIQIIKKIDRSNKVIKTIGSSSEPDEIERLYYKALYELPRLYGPTLFDPLKESRICDLTNDDIHVVGPELIFSKIFNYIGFNQIKDELFKALCISRITHPGSKLNLSLYLQENHKSDISVDRIYYFMDRLNSRYKKQVEEISFQYTKKVLGGKIGIVFYDMTTIYFESSQPDELKQTGFSKDGKHQHPQIFLGLLVGKEGYPIGYDIFEGSIYEGHTLIPILEKFERRFSLNKPIVVADAGLLSAKNIESLKINRYTFILGARIKNENNIIKKQIRELNLQDGQIAKIEKPDNTVLFISFSDKRAKKDLSNRERGLKRLEKSLNAGRLTKSNINNRGYNKYLKMQGELKINIDYEKFRNDSTWDGLKGYLTNTKLSGKEVIENYNNLWKIEKAFRISKTDLKIRPIYHRLKERIEAHICISFVSYLLYKDLEKTLKENDTGISINKAIKAINKMYEIQVGNKRILLRNNETQQNIIDLINSKF
- a CDS encoding TonB-dependent receptor; its protein translation is MRTIFTLLVLTLVPYTLFSQLMSIGAPDTTKTPSVELGEIVISGSKNNMKLKNLPSSVSLMTQTTIQDDNINNLADVTAIAPGVFMPDYGSKLTSPIYIRGIGSRINAPGVGLYVDGVPYFEKSAFNFNFFDIERIEILRGPQGTLYGRNTIGGVINIKTLSPFDFQGAKAKIGLGSYGQYEANAGYYHQFNEKFGVSLSAIYNKGDGFYTNEYTDKQVDESETLGFRNKIIWKPTEKLTISSIASFEHSDEGGYPYAVYDSVEGEAMPINYNEYSSFLRNMFSEALIFKYEADNLDIKLTSSYQMLDGQQEIDQDFTPDSVYFVVQEELQHMQSNELIIRSKDNATYNWLFGAFQFSQQFDKTVDVTIHTPGMTVLKEYDHQIMGGALFHQSELTLGNLTLTGGLRVDLEKDKQDYTYDRIMAGTTTPVDDTTASREYFEILPKIAANYRFNGTNIYATIARGYKTGGFNSSFDEDHPEHMEFESEYSMNYEVGVKTSLINKQLYADFALYYIDWDNQQIYESNPSGRGSHLTNAGQSISQGVELTLKTVPFCGYVTTVTYAYNHATFESYEVNDSVNYNGNFIPYAPRHTISARFSKSYELRHSNILDKIRISLLYTGVGKIYWDETNRTSQKFYNLFSTKVSFIKDKFGLNFWRKNLLETEYHSFAFDALGNQYVQPGKPSRYGFSLTYNF